TTATTTAATAGTTAACGGCTTGACCGAAGTAAATGCATGCGAATTTAGATATATAATAACTGTTTCCAGATACATCCCAAAATCGGCATTCAGAAACATTCCAAACAATCTAACAATCTATATCATTTCATTCATTGTtactttaattaaatcaaattacaatAGTCACACAAAATCCGTAAGTCTAAAATCCACAGATCAAAATAATACAGGTCCAGTCACATTGTCATTACATTCTAAATTATACAACTTATAGAACCTAGTGCAGTCACATCCAAGCCAAAATCCACAATGGAACAAAGAAGTACCGTTTTAAAGCGACAGACTCATCATCCAAGTCTTCGTACGCGTAGGTACATCTTAAAGTGTTTGCGATCATGTAAACTCTAACTTGTAATATGCAGTGGTTTGAGTCGGATTAGTCTTCTTGTTAATATAGAAATGAAcaagttttactttttttttttcatgaatttcatgttaaagaagtgaattttaagcctaattcaacctAACAAAACCGATTTGTATAGTTAGGTTTGTACTcactttatatattataaattgatcttatctctagttgatgtgagacttctaacaCACTCCCTTCACGCTGAGGAGATATATACATCTCGAATGTGAAACTAGATATTAATGAGTAATCTGATAGAAAAGACTCTAACTtgactctaataccatgttgaatatagtgaaaactatgtgATTAATAttccttgtgttgaatatatatataaaagatctcatatttcttctattataaatagagagttctatgtatatattcaacacaaaggaaataatttttttttttttttgcggaTTTGGAAATAAGAttgtgtaaattattttttatgtttattgaattttaaaatttggttatgtattaatatttctttttatctaatTTCGAAATTTGgttgtatgatatttttgttgaataaattttaaaattcagataagggtctatttttttttaatactagaTTGTGTTTGTGAGTGTTTACGGAAATTTTGGTACGTTTATTTATAGCCCAGATTATGAATTTTGACAATTACacccttaaaaaaattaacttaatttctTATTCCAATTCAAATCACATCTTCTGAATTTTTAAATCTGATTAATTATCCTGTTATTCGgtttgttattataaaaaggtagtatgagaaaaagaaaagtttggaAGTGTATGAAGAAAAAACGTGAAATGCAGAAAGAAGCGCCCTTAAGGTTATATGGATTAGACTATAAGAAATTCAAGGCTTTATTTTtacaaagatattttttatttaaaccatAATATTTGTTCCTAACTTCatataatttacaaaaattttggatccatataaattttgatatttttatgtcCAATAATTACATATTGACAATAATAAAGAttgataattttaaacaattttttaagtaaaaaaaaatcatattaattaattattgtagattttttttataataaatattattatagtttaataGGATGAAAACAATAGTAAATTACGATAACGTTAGAAATTatcaatttaacaaattttaaataaattattatactcAGTACAAATCACTTTAAAATAACTAATagttatcaattaattttagtactataataaatgttattttttatttattttactcttttgtaaatatattatatttttaatattattttttcaataatatattattttggtttttaatggtcattaatactttatttttatttttaatctaataaatatataatattttattttaattcctacaaataattttttttttaattattctataTATACCACTTTGATTATATAAGAGGAAGTTaacaatagaaataaaaataaaatgaaaaagtaaaaataataaaaaataaaaataaaaatatacctaTAGCATGAAAGAGTAAATTGGAAGTTCTTTTTGTATTCAACTTTTGAACCATCCAACTTCATTACAATGGGAAGAGCGGGGTTGATGCTAGTCTATTTATCAttgttatacaaaataaaaatttacctTAACTTTGTCCCTATTTTCATCGTCAACAAAATTTATGTCTATACAAATACTCGTGTTTGTTATATGTtgtcttaaatattaattacataatttctTCAATGTCAGAtctttaaaaaggaaaattataaGTGTCTTATTTACAAACTATTACACTGATACAATTGATGAACTTTATATTGAAATCCAATTACAAAGTTTCTAAATTTTAGTGataactattttataaattatatgatgaacaacttttttttaattgatgtaaaaaGTGCTTTAcacattgaatgcacatttatcaAAAGAACTTGTTTAAAGAGTGGTCAAGATTTTTAACAATTTGGCACTTGTAGAAAATAACCTTTACAAGACATTTTAACAATTTGTTTCATTAAATGGAAAACAAGTTCAGCATTTTGACCTCAAACAAAGGTTCTAGTTGTGAAGGTATATACAATTAGTATGATATATGATGAACTGATAGTATCCTTAGCCTGAAGTATGATCAAGCTGCAGCTGTTCTATGACTACTTTTTCAACAGCATCCACGAAACTTGATATATTTTGCCGAACATGAGTATCCAAAGAATTGGCCAACTTCTGAAAAATCAAAAGCATGGTCAACATGTGAAGTATAAATCCACCAATATGATGTGGTTAAAAGGAATACTACAAAATCTTATTCTAGTATCACACAACACCATTCAATTCGGTTGAtcagaaaaagataaatgaacAAAAATGGAAAGATTTACTGCTTCATAAacttatattatttcattttttcaaaaagtgGATTTCAATGTAAGCGGATTATATTTAAGTTCAAGCTTGAACCCCTGTAACATTTAATAACCTCCATCATAACCCTGGTCTCAAACTGCAATTATACACTTTAGGAGACATATTACTGAATTGAGACTAGAACTGGCTGAGCCACTACGTTAGTTTTCTAGTTGTCAAAAGAAACTAAAGATACATTCTAGGACTAAGCTACTATGAGATTTCAATAGGTTCAGCAAACAATTAAGAACAATTTGAGCTTAAAATCCTGATACCACATTGATACTCTTCGGAAATATCCATAAATCACAAGGAAGAATGAAGACAGAAGTTTTATAGCTAATACAGACTGAATTCCCTCACCTCAACTTTGCAATGAAAACTCAGAGAAGCTCTCTTCAAATCATCTGATCCCTTTATGCATATCAGCTTCAATGGAGATCGAAGTATGGGCCAGCCATGCGACAACTTTATGTACGCATCAGTTCCTCCTGCTATATGAGCCACAATAGTCTCATCTTTGTCCAAGTATTCAAGTGAATATCTGCATTGAGCCaaaaaatgtaaagagataCTGAAAGATATCCCAATTTAAGAGCATCAAAGCCAAACAGTCTCACCTCAATTTATTAGCATCCTTTATTACAAGACTCCTAAGTATGCTTAGTATAATTCTATCTTGCACTTTCTGCATAAACCACTGCAACGAGAACTTGCTGCATGGTAAATGAATGTCAAGGCATGAGTTGTGGCCACAAGAAATCTGGGACCCATGATTACGGAAAAAAATGACGACATGGCAAACCTGACAGACTTTGCATAATCAACAATGTCGctcaaatatatatcatttggAAAAACCTAAATAATATATCCAAGAAATTTAATAAGTCATCTGAAGATAACAAGGATtacaaaaatggaaaattaaatTCACAAGTTGAAGTTTTTCATATGTTGTCCTTGCAGCATAAATAAATGGTATCATATCAAAACATCCTATGATACATACTTAAAATAGAttacagaaagaaaaaaataaatgcatTTTGTGTTCTGCCAGGATCACATTAAAAGTATGAAACAACAGTACTAATAATTGGATATAAATTCCTAGAACACCGCATTGTTGTGTTCTGCCAGGATCATATTAAAAATACGTAATAACAGTACCAATGAATAGATATAAATTCCTAGAGCACTTAATCTGATAAGTGCTCCCTCTAGAATCATCTATATGAAATCTAGAGTTCAAAGCAAAACTGTAGGTATACAAGAAATGCTAGGGTACACAAGTTGGGAAAGGGAAAAATAAGTAAACCCTCAACATCAAATTCCCACTGGTATCTTTAAAAATCTATTGCTATTGTGATGGAATATTTTATATCAACATAATATAACTAGAAAAATTTACTCGTTTATCAAATATGTGATAACATTGTAACACAGAGTTAGTTCTGAACTTAGCAAGATACTAATgaattaatgataattataaAGTCAGtgcaatattataataaatattataataaagatCACTAACCTAAACCATGAAGTCCAAGGCCCAACCAACTCAAAAATACACCATTAACAAGTTAATTCTTTTGAACAGCAATCCTCATACAAAAGTCAAATTAAGATGAGGACATATTTTCATACCTGGACATTCTTTAACTTCATAGTCCCttcaaaaacttcaattaacaACTCATGATTCAGCTCAGCTGCATCAATGGTATCTTCTTGAACACTCAGCTGATAAAAAATGTCCTCAAATGATGGTATATGAGTCTGCAATGACAACCTAATGCAATTCTCATCAAATGCAAGCACTCTTAGACCCGTGAGCGCATCCTCAATCTGCTCTACAACTTCAAACCTAAATAAGGGAACAAGATGAGTAAGCTGTGACACAGAATcacaaataaacatttcaaGGGTAAGTGAAAGCTGACTCACCACTTCACTGTGAACTGAAGATCCTGCAGAGACTTTAGAATCAACTTCATTTcatcaatcttattttcaagTTCAAATAGCTGcaacatatgaaaaaaaaatatactatttatAGATGTCATATAGTTTTGCATGTCTTTGAAactaattcaattcaattcaatccCCAAGAAAGTAGCATGGATTCTAAGTGTCAACAACACCTCTAAATTTTTGTCTACATTTTCAGCAGCCAAATTTGAACAATCTTCTCTTAGAATTGGGGAATCAATGCCTTCAGTAGCCTCAGATATGTTCTTCTGATCCTGTAGTTATTAAAAGCTGATATCAAAATATGATAACCACACGAAACCCCGCTACAACTCCACATGTGCCAAAGAGATGGTCAATGAAGTGGACATAGTAATAACAACGAAATTCACAGCAGCTGCCCATCAGAGCGAGCAAAGGAATTAGCCACAAACAGGTTCTTAATTTACAAGAGGACCAAGTAGGAAGCAGCAACCTTTGACTGAATATAATGTAAAGAAAAGTCCAATTCTTCAAGTTTGGCCTCCAATATGGCAGAATCTGGAGAGGGTGGAATAAGAAGCAAAATGTGGAATGATTCACGATGGTGACGTAATAGTAATACTAATAGAGAAGACAGATAACATGAATTGGATTAAAAGATGGTAGGTGCTGGCAAGTGCGAGTGTGCTGGCAAGTATGTGAGTGGGTGTGAGAGAGAGACCATCGTTGTGAATTTTGGTAAGAAGGCCAATCTGGTCAGCCATTTGGGCAGATTGAAGGTGGACGGTGTGAAGCTCCTCTTGCAAATGGTGTATGTAAGCATCTGGAGTGGGGCAACAAAAGTTAAGATTCAATTCTCACACAAAATGAGATGAAATGAGTAGGGAGAAGGGAGTAAAAGAGAAGAACCTTGAATTTCGAAAGAAGGGAAGTCGGATACAATGTGCTGCAGTGTATTCTGTAGTATTGAAAATTGAAAGTGAATAGATAGGAAGCCGTTGGGAATTGGGAACAGCCACGAATGAGAACAGGTAACCTAATCTAACCTCAAGATGAAGAGCGCAACGATTGGGGGTATCCAATTCTAAAGGGTTGAAATCGTGGTCAACATCGCAAAGCTTCTGAATCTGCGCCATTCGACTGAAACAAACACACAACAATCGTAACAGAGAGGGGTAATTAGAATGAGAAGCCGGTAAATGAACCAGTACCTGCGGAGCTCGGTAAATTGTTCTTCAGCCATCTTTCTCTCAAAATCCAACACAACTTTTGCAGACTTGTTTAAGGCATTATAATCTCCATTTGGCAAACGCAGAAAACACAAGCGCAAAGAAAACAGAAACCTTAACAAAAGAACTTAGTGATGACAGAGCATCTCTTACTCTCACTGACCCACTAGCACGATAGTTGGTACAAGCATCAACCTGAAATTCAAATAAGCATATTGGAAAACGGCAGAGGGAAATCCTAAAAACGAAAGAAAAGCCCGAGAAACCCCAAAACTCCAAGGAAACGATCAACACCATTCAAATATTATACATATGGTTCTATCATAAACAGACACCCAATTGTTTTAATCAACAAAACTTCAACATATCATTTCAAAATATGCAGAAATACACTCCAATACACAACTTCAAGACAATAAACATCACAAATAGGAGAATTGGGTATCTGCAATACAAAAACAGCTATAATAAATACTTACCTTTTTCTACCCAATCAATGAAGCCATCGAAAGTGCCCAAAAAACCAACCACAAGGCACCGGAAAACAAACCACAGCGACCCCGAAATGACACCCACAAAGAGGGGGCAACACCACAGCCAACGCACACAAAACAACAGGAAAAAACCACCCCCACCAAACTAGCCGAAAACCACCAAAACAAAACCGCCGACGCGCcggagaaaacaaaaaaaaaaaaaaaacaggcgGAAACGACCCAA
This sequence is a window from Vigna angularis cultivar LongXiaoDou No.4 chromosome 2, ASM1680809v1, whole genome shotgun sequence. Protein-coding genes within it:
- the LOC108318952 gene encoding uncharacterized protein LOC108318952; translation: MAEEQFTELRSRMAQIQKLCDVDHDFNPLELDTPNRCALHLENTLQHIVSDFPSFEIQDAYIHHLQEELHTVHLQSAQMADQIGLLTKIHNDDSAILEAKLEELDFSLHYIQSKDQKNISEATEGIDSPILREDCSNLAAENVDKNLELFELENKIDEMKLILKSLQDLQFTVKWFEVVEQIEDALTGLRVLAFDENCIRLSLQTHIPSFEDIFYQLSVQEDTIDAAELNHELLIEVFEGTMKLKNVQVFPNDIYLSDIVDYAKSVSKFSLQWFMQKVQDRIILSILRSLVIKDANKLRYSLEYLDKDETIVAHIAGGTDAYIKLSHGWPILRSPLKLICIKGSDDLKRASLSFHCKVEKLANSLDTHVRQNISSFVDAVEKVVIEQLQLDHTSG